From the Elstera cyanobacteriorum genome, one window contains:
- a CDS encoding M48 family metallopeptidase: MPAPDSLPTSVMVAVGGTEYPVALRRNARARRVSLRFDAAAVRFALTLPPRLPLPRALAFLDAHHGWMQACLTKAAARQQSGLVALAPGAEFPLRGVPHVIHHDPKGLRQPRAADGILWVGGPQERVTARVGAWLRAEAARDLTQAATAFAFQLGKSVTSVTVRDTRSRWGSCTARGGLNFSWRLIFAPETVLSYVAAHEAAHLVEMNHSPRFWALVAQLHPDPASARQWLKTYGTGLHRYG; this comes from the coding sequence ATGCCCGCGCCGGATAGTCTGCCCACCAGCGTGATGGTTGCAGTCGGCGGCACGGAATACCCGGTTGCCCTGCGCCGTAACGCCCGCGCCCGGCGGGTATCGCTGCGCTTTGACGCCGCCGCCGTCCGCTTTGCCCTAACGCTGCCGCCGCGCCTGCCACTGCCGCGCGCTTTGGCCTTCCTCGACGCCCATCACGGCTGGATGCAGGCCTGCCTCACAAAGGCCGCTGCACGCCAGCAGAGCGGGCTGGTGGCCTTAGCCCCGGGGGCGGAGTTTCCGTTACGCGGCGTGCCGCACGTCATTCACCACGACCCGAAAGGCCTGCGCCAGCCCCGAGCGGCGGATGGCATTCTGTGGGTCGGCGGCCCTCAGGAGCGGGTAACGGCCCGGGTTGGCGCCTGGCTGCGCGCCGAGGCCGCGCGCGATCTAACCCAAGCCGCCACCGCCTTTGCTTTTCAGCTTGGCAAAAGCGTAACATCAGTTACAGTTCGCGATACCAGAAGCCGGTGGGGCAGTTGCACGGCGCGGGGCGGCCTGAATTTTTCATGGCGGCTGATCTTCGCACCGGAAACCGTTCTCAGCTATGTCGCGGCCCATGAGGCGGCGCATCTGGTGGAAATGAACCATAGCCCCCGCTTTTGGGCGCTCGTCGCCCAGCTTCACCCCGACCCCGCCTCGGCCCGGCAGTGGCTGAAGACCTACGGAACAGGATTACACCGTTATGGATAG
- a CDS encoding NAD(P)H-dependent flavin oxidoreductase: protein MQDGRAPSLSLPSPALAALWERGCAFLGTPFAILGGAMTWVSERTLVAAISEAGGFGVLASGSMPPEVLRAEIRATRARTGQPFGVNLIVMHPQLSALADVCLDEKVSHIVLAGGIPPADVIRQIKAGGAKVMAFSPTQPLGRKLVRQGVDALIIEGSEAGGHIGAVSTSVLAQEILPFITDVPVFVAGGIGRGESMLAYLEMGAAGVQLGTRFVCATESVAHPNFKKAFLRAAARDAQPSVQVDPRFPVIPVRAIVNHATRAFQERQRQVIAEVDAGRLDQKQAQLDIEHFWAGALRRAVVDGDIETGSLMAGQSVGFVTQEQPTATIIADLIAQADAALAARSQRRAVGG from the coding sequence ATGCAGGACGGTCGTGCCCCTTCGCTAAGCCTCCCCTCCCCAGCGCTTGCGGCGCTGTGGGAACGGGGCTGTGCATTCCTGGGCACGCCGTTTGCCATTTTGGGCGGGGCAATGACCTGGGTGTCGGAACGCACCCTGGTCGCCGCGATTTCGGAAGCAGGGGGCTTTGGGGTTCTTGCCTCCGGTTCGATGCCGCCGGAGGTTCTGCGCGCCGAAATCCGGGCAACCCGGGCGCGGACCGGCCAGCCCTTCGGCGTTAATCTAATCGTTATGCATCCGCAACTATCGGCCTTGGCCGATGTGTGCTTAGACGAGAAAGTGTCGCATATCGTGCTGGCGGGGGGGATTCCGCCCGCCGATGTGATTCGCCAAATCAAGGCGGGCGGGGCCAAGGTTATGGCCTTTTCCCCCACGCAGCCGCTGGGGCGCAAGCTGGTGCGGCAGGGGGTCGATGCGCTGATCATCGAAGGGTCGGAGGCCGGGGGCCATATCGGCGCCGTCTCGACCTCGGTGCTAGCGCAGGAGATTTTGCCCTTCATTACCGATGTGCCGGTCTTTGTCGCGGGCGGCATCGGGCGCGGCGAATCGATGCTGGCCTACCTCGAGATGGGCGCGGCAGGGGTGCAGCTTGGCACCCGTTTTGTTTGCGCAACGGAAAGCGTTGCCCATCCCAACTTCAAAAAAGCCTTTCTGCGCGCCGCCGCGCGTGACGCGCAGCCATCGGTGCAGGTCGATCCGCGCTTTCCGGTGATCCCCGTGCGCGCCATCGTCAATCACGCCACGCGGGCCTTCCAAGAGCGGCAGCGGCAAGTGATCGCCGAGGTCGATGCCGGGCGGCTCGACCAGAAGCAAGCCCAGCTCGACATTGAACATTTCTGGGCCGGGGCTTTGCGCCGGGCCGTGGTGGACGGCGATATCGAAACCGGGTCGCTGATGGCCGGGCAAAGCGTTGGTTTCGTTACGCAGGAACAGCCGACCGCGACAATCATCGCCGATCTGATCGCGCAAGCCGACGCGGCCTTAGCCGCCCGGTCCCAGCGCCGCGCGGTGGGAGGCTAA
- the ptsP gene encoding phosphoenolpyruvate--protein phosphotransferase, translating into MQTPPSAGWSGARRLLRRLRDLMAAGTTAEERLNQTVRLIASDMVAEVCSVYVMRAGEVLELFATEGLNPEAVHNTRMRVGEGLIGDIAAHARAIAASDAWAHPNFSYRPETGEDLFRSLMGVPIMRGGRVAGVLAVQNKAQRLYTDEELETLETVAMVLAELIASGDLINPSEPILADATAIVPRRLDGLRLNAGLAIGTALLHAPRVTIRQMVAENPAEELERLKTAVAAMHSQLDTLMTTTDISGELQDVMESYRMFAQDRGWLARIREAINSGLTAEAAVQKVQNDMRARMREVTDPYLRERLLDLEDLTARLLTHLSGAVFDSSEMPADAIVFARAMGPAELLDYDRTKLKGLVLEEGSATSHVAIVARALDIPVLGRVTEVLDRVETGDQVVVDGDNGQVFLRPGQDVLDAVRHSMQVKADLRQRYAAIRHMPSMTHDGQQVSLLLNAGLLIDLQHLDETGADGIGLYRTEIPFMVRSSYPDVATQTELYKKILDAADGRPVTFRTLDIGGDKTLPYFDAGEDENPAMGWRAIRIGLDRPLMLRQQLRAMILAAAGRELRVMFPMIATIAEFRAARALLDQELTRAEDRGEPLPDRVKVGAMLEVPSLMWQMPQLLARVDFLSVGSNDMMQFLFAWDRGSPRLSDRYDTLAPGALAFFDDLVRKARSASVPLTLCGEMAGRPLEAMALIGLGFRALSMSAGSIGPVKMMTRSLDVRQFRPLLDQTMHRPVETLRTVLRSYARDRGVAL; encoded by the coding sequence ATGCAGACGCCCCCATCCGCTGGCTGGAGTGGGGCGCGCCGCCTGTTGCGGCGCCTGCGCGATCTGATGGCCGCTGGCACGACGGCGGAAGAGCGGCTGAACCAAACCGTCCGCCTGATCGCTTCCGACATGGTGGCCGAAGTTTGCTCGGTCTACGTCATGCGCGCGGGCGAAGTGCTGGAGCTTTTTGCCACCGAAGGCTTGAACCCCGAGGCAGTGCATAACACCCGCATGCGGGTCGGCGAAGGGCTGATCGGCGATATTGCCGCCCATGCCCGCGCGATTGCCGCGTCGGATGCTTGGGCGCATCCCAACTTCTCCTACCGGCCCGAAACCGGCGAAGACCTGTTCCGCTCGCTGATGGGCGTGCCGATCATGCGCGGCGGCCGCGTCGCCGGGGTGCTGGCCGTCCAGAACAAGGCCCAGCGGCTTTATACCGATGAAGAGCTGGAGACGCTGGAAACCGTGGCGATGGTTCTGGCGGAACTCATTGCCTCCGGCGATCTCATTAACCCGTCCGAACCGATCCTGGCCGATGCTACCGCCATTGTGCCGCGCCGCCTGGATGGGTTGCGGTTGAATGCGGGCCTTGCCATCGGCACCGCCCTATTGCACGCCCCGCGCGTCACCATCCGCCAGATGGTCGCAGAAAACCCGGCGGAGGAACTGGAGCGGCTGAAAACCGCCGTTGCGGCCATGCACAGCCAGCTCGATACGCTAATGACGACGACCGACATCAGCGGCGAACTGCAAGACGTGATGGAAAGCTACCGCATGTTCGCCCAGGATCGAGGCTGGCTGGCCCGTATCCGCGAGGCGATCAACAGCGGGCTAACGGCAGAAGCGGCGGTCCAGAAGGTCCAGAACGATATGCGCGCCCGCATGCGCGAAGTGACGGACCCTTATTTGCGCGAACGGCTACTGGATCTTGAAGACCTGACCGCGCGGCTGCTGACGCATCTCTCTGGGGCGGTGTTCGACTCATCCGAAATGCCCGCCGATGCCATCGTCTTTGCCCGCGCGATGGGACCGGCGGAACTGCTGGACTATGACCGCACGAAGCTGAAGGGGCTGGTGCTGGAAGAAGGCTCCGCCACCTCCCACGTCGCGATCGTCGCCCGCGCGCTCGATATTCCCGTGCTGGGGCGCGTTACGGAAGTGCTCGACCGGGTGGAAACCGGCGATCAAGTCGTCGTCGATGGCGACAATGGTCAGGTTTTCCTGCGACCGGGGCAGGATGTTCTGGATGCCGTGCGCCATTCGATGCAGGTCAAGGCCGACCTGCGCCAGCGCTACGCCGCCATTCGGCATATGCCGTCAATGACCCATGACGGTCAGCAGGTCAGCCTGCTGCTGAATGCCGGGCTGCTGATCGATTTGCAGCATCTCGACGAGACCGGGGCGGATGGCATCGGCCTCTATCGCACCGAAATCCCCTTTATGGTCCGCTCCTCCTATCCGGATGTCGCGACGCAGACCGAGCTTTATAAGAAAATCCTCGACGCTGCCGATGGGCGCCCCGTCACCTTCCGCACGCTCGATATCGGCGGCGATAAAACGCTGCCCTATTTCGACGCGGGCGAGGACGAGAACCCGGCGATGGGCTGGCGCGCCATCCGCATCGGTCTTGATCGCCCGCTGATGCTGCGCCAGCAGCTCCGCGCGATGATTCTGGCGGCGGCGGGGCGCGAATTGCGGGTGATGTTCCCGATGATCGCGACCATCGCCGAATTTCGCGCCGCCCGCGCCCTGCTGGACCAAGAGTTGACCCGTGCGGAAGATCGCGGCGAGCCTTTGCCCGACCGGGTGAAGGTTGGCGCCATGCTGGAAGTACCAAGCCTGATGTGGCAGATGCCGCAACTCTTGGCCCGGGTCGATTTCCTATCGGTTGGCTCCAACGATATGATGCAGTTCCTGTTCGCCTGGGATCGCGGCAGCCCGCGCCTGTCGGACCGCTACGACACGCTGGCGCCGGGGGCATTGGCCTTCTTTGACGATCTGGTGCGCAAAGCGCGGAGTGCGTCGGTTCCGCTCACTCTATGCGGCGAGATGGCCGGGCGGCCGCTGGAAGCGATGGCACTGATCGGTCTTGGCTTCCGCGCTCTGTCGATGAGCGCCGGGTCGATCGGTCCCGTGAAGATGATGACCCGCTCGCTCGACGTGCGGCAGTTCCGCCCCTTGCTCGATCAGACCATGCATCGGCCAGTCGAAACGTTACGCACGGTCCTGCGCAGCTACGCCCGGGATCGCGGCGTCGCCCTTTAA
- a CDS encoding multidrug effflux MFS transporter, with translation MDRPAASDWTLPLSRRAMTILVTILAAMGAVSTSIYVPSLPDLAPALNTDPALVQVTMTAFLMGFAIMQLVYGPLSDVKGRRLALLIGLSVFVVGNLICATASSIEQLILGRVVQALGACVGPVVSRAVVRDAFGIAGAATVMASVAAGISLAPAIGPTLGGILHTAFGWQANFALLTLLGTGLLYTIWRYLPETNQQKGVHVFNLGVMRSSYRALLGNRVFMTYNLAISLGFAAMFAYITGSPFLFIQHFHLSPAEFGLLTMFNAVGFMSGSLIARRKAEVWSNIRLAQLGTMISVLGGGWLLAQAVTEILTVPGVISGIFTFLLGLGILIPAAFAGSIAAAPHLAGAGSGLVGFCQMGASAVLSYLVAHVNRADQVPLMTIIAVAALISLFAALALGREEAPVPVPKSGA, from the coding sequence ATGGATAGGCCCGCCGCGTCCGATTGGACGCTTCCCCTCAGCCGCCGCGCGATGACGATCTTGGTGACGATCCTGGCCGCCATGGGCGCCGTTTCGACCTCGATTTATGTGCCATCGCTGCCCGACCTCGCCCCGGCGCTGAACACCGATCCGGCCTTGGTGCAGGTGACGATGACCGCCTTCCTGATGGGCTTTGCGATCATGCAGCTCGTCTATGGGCCGCTGTCGGACGTGAAAGGGCGGCGACTGGCACTGCTGATCGGCCTGAGCGTCTTCGTGGTCGGCAACCTTATCTGTGCGACGGCAAGCAGCATCGAACAATTGATCCTGGGCCGGGTGGTCCAGGCCTTAGGCGCCTGCGTCGGCCCCGTCGTCTCCCGCGCAGTCGTGCGCGACGCCTTTGGGATTGCGGGCGCGGCCACGGTCATGGCGAGCGTTGCCGCCGGGATTTCCCTGGCCCCCGCCATCGGACCGACCTTGGGCGGCATTCTTCACACCGCCTTCGGCTGGCAGGCGAATTTTGCGCTGCTAACCCTACTGGGGACCGGGCTGCTCTACACGATCTGGCGCTATCTGCCGGAAACCAACCAGCAGAAGGGCGTCCACGTCTTCAATCTCGGCGTCATGCGCAGCAGCTATCGGGCGCTGTTGGGGAACCGGGTCTTCATGACCTATAACCTCGCCATCTCGCTCGGCTTTGCCGCGATGTTCGCCTATATCACCGGCTCCCCCTTTCTGTTCATTCAGCATTTCCATCTGTCCCCGGCGGAGTTTGGGTTGCTGACGATGTTCAACGCCGTCGGTTTCATGTCTGGCAGCTTGATCGCCCGGCGCAAGGCCGAGGTTTGGAGCAATATCCGGCTGGCGCAACTCGGGACCATGATCTCGGTTCTCGGCGGCGGCTGGCTGTTGGCTCAGGCGGTGACGGAGATTCTGACCGTGCCCGGCGTGATCAGCGGTATCTTCACCTTCCTGCTGGGGTTGGGGATTCTGATTCCCGCCGCTTTTGCCGGGTCGATTGCCGCCGCGCCCCATCTGGCCGGGGCCGGATCGGGCTTGGTCGGCTTTTGCCAGATGGGTGCTTCAGCCGTGCTGTCCTACCTCGTCGCCCACGTCAACCGGGCCGATCAAGTGCCGCTGATGACGATTATTGCGGTTGCGGCCTTGATCAGCCTGTTCGCCGCGCTCGCCCTTGGGCGCGAAGAGGCGCCGGTGCCGGTGCCGAAATCCGGCGCGTAA
- the tsaD gene encoding tRNA (adenosine(37)-N6)-threonylcarbamoyltransferase complex transferase subunit TsaD: protein MRLVLGIESSCDETAAAVVAEDRRILSNIVLSQLEDHRAYGGVVPEIAARAHLDHIERVVSEAMATAEVGFADLAGVAATTGPGLIGGVIVGATVGKSLALVHDKPFIAVNHLEGHALTCRLTDNVPFPFLLLLVSGGHSQFLSVAGVGQYRRLGGTIDDAVGEAFDKTAKMLGLGFPGGPAVEQAALSGDAARFALPRPLLGRPGADLSLSGLKTAVRLAAEKLPAPVSAQDLSDLAASFQAAVGDLLADRLKHALADFLAEHPGGKHVVIAGGVAANKALRARLQTTVATAGLELVAPPLKLCTDNGAMIAWAGLERLRRGESHGFDAPCRPRWPLDAAA, encoded by the coding sequence ATGCGTCTTGTCCTAGGGATTGAAAGCAGTTGCGACGAAACCGCCGCCGCCGTGGTGGCGGAGGATCGGCGCATTCTGTCCAATATCGTTCTGTCGCAGCTTGAGGATCACCGCGCTTATGGCGGCGTGGTGCCGGAGATTGCGGCGCGCGCCCACCTCGATCATATCGAGCGGGTGGTGTCGGAGGCGATGGCGACCGCCGAGGTTGGCTTTGCCGATCTCGCCGGGGTGGCCGCGACGACCGGGCCGGGGCTGATCGGCGGCGTCATCGTCGGTGCGACGGTCGGCAAGAGCCTGGCCCTGGTCCACGACAAGCCATTTATCGCCGTCAATCATCTGGAAGGCCATGCGCTGACGTGTCGGCTGACCGATAACGTGCCCTTCCCCTTCCTGCTGCTGTTGGTCTCCGGCGGGCACAGCCAGTTTCTGTCGGTCGCGGGCGTCGGCCAGTATCGGCGCCTCGGCGGCACCATCGACGATGCCGTGGGCGAGGCCTTCGACAAGACCGCCAAAATGCTCGGCCTCGGTTTCCCCGGTGGTCCCGCCGTCGAACAGGCGGCCCTCAGCGGCGATGCCGCGCGCTTTGCGCTGCCGCGCCCACTACTCGGTCGCCCGGGGGCCGATCTCTCGCTCTCCGGCCTCAAGACCGCCGTGCGCCTTGCTGCGGAAAAATTACCCGCCCCCGTCAGCGCGCAGGATTTATCCGACCTCGCCGCCAGTTTCCAAGCGGCGGTGGGGGATCTGCTGGCCGACCGGCTGAAGCATGCGCTGGCCGATTTTTTGGCGGAGCACCCTGGCGGCAAGCATGTGGTGATCGCGGGCGGTGTCGCGGCGAATAAAGCGCTGCGGGCGCGCCTTCAAACAACCGTTGCAACCGCGGGACTAGAGCTTGTGGCACCGCCGCTGAAACTCTGCACCGATAATGGCGCGATGATCGCATGGGCTGGGCTGGAGCGGCTGCGGCGCGGCGAAAGCCACGGGTTCGACGCCCCCTGCCGTCCGCGCTGGCCACTGGACGCTGCCGCATGA
- a CDS encoding helix-turn-helix domain-containing protein: MSPQSSSPAPHAGESHSSLGQALRVAREAHGVSLDEAAAALRIKAAYLHGLETGQYDQLPGTAYAIGFVRTYADYLGLNGADLVQRFKAETTGGQGPRTTLTFPSPAPRGRVPGIGPLLIALIVAALIAGVWFFWRTEAQNLLSSVPEVPERLRSLVQGSPAPEAPTPPQTATSAQILPPPVAGSPAPAAGSTITMPPTVTAAPAPQVAAAVPAPPVPPQPPLPAPAEPVRHLAPIPPPPVAAAPEDQPPPPPEDTKPAASGPIAAPPAPPPVAAPPADGRVFGAVNDPVRVIIRSKGESWVQVRDGDNQAVMTRVLRAGDQYRVPNRPGLTLMTGNAGALEVTVDGAPAPALGPIGMVRRAVPLDPERLKQGTLE, encoded by the coding sequence GTGTCGCCCCAATCTTCCTCCCCCGCGCCCCACGCGGGCGAAAGCCATAGCTCGCTAGGTCAGGCCCTGCGCGTCGCCCGCGAAGCGCACGGCGTTAGCCTGGACGAAGCCGCCGCCGCGCTGCGCATTAAGGCTGCCTATTTGCACGGGCTGGAAACCGGCCAGTATGACCAGCTTCCCGGCACCGCCTATGCCATCGGCTTTGTGCGGACCTACGCCGATTACCTGGGCCTCAACGGGGCCGATCTCGTCCAGCGTTTCAAAGCCGAAACGACCGGGGGCCAGGGACCGCGCACGACGCTGACCTTCCCCTCCCCCGCGCCGCGCGGTCGGGTGCCGGGCATCGGGCCGCTGCTGATCGCCCTGATCGTCGCCGCGCTGATTGCCGGGGTCTGGTTCTTCTGGCGCACCGAAGCGCAAAACCTGCTCTCCAGCGTGCCGGAAGTCCCGGAGCGGCTGAGAAGCCTGGTCCAAGGCAGCCCGGCCCCCGAGGCCCCGACCCCACCGCAGACGGCAACGAGCGCCCAAATTCTGCCGCCGCCCGTCGCGGGCAGCCCGGCCCCGGCTGCCGGAAGCACGATTACCATGCCGCCGACCGTGACCGCCGCCCCTGCGCCGCAGGTTGCCGCCGCCGTTCCAGCGCCCCCCGTGCCGCCGCAACCGCCCCTCCCGGCCCCGGCGGAACCCGTTCGGCATCTGGCGCCAATCCCGCCCCCGCCCGTTGCCGCGGCGCCGGAAGATCAGCCGCCGCCGCCGCCCGAAGATACGAAGCCCGCCGCCAGCGGCCCGATTGCCGCGCCGCCTGCCCCACCACCCGTGGCCGCCCCGCCCGCCGATGGCCGCGTGTTCGGCGCCGTTAATGATCCCGTTCGGGTGATCATCCGCTCGAAGGGCGAAAGCTGGGTGCAGGTGCGCGATGGCGACAATCAAGCGGTCATGACCCGGGTGTTGCGCGCGGGCGATCAGTACCGCGTGCCGAACCGTCCCGGCCTGACGCTGATGACCGGCAATGCCGGGGCGTTGGAAGTGACCGTAGACGGCGCGCCCGCCCCCGCCCTCGGCCCCATCGGCATGGTGCGCCGCGCCGTTCCGCTCGACCCGGAACGGTTAAAGCAAGGCACGCTGGAATAG
- a CDS encoding EVE domain-containing protein, translated as MAHWLMKSEPFKYSWDQMQADGRTHWDGVRNYQASNNLKAMRLGDECFFYHSNEGLAIVGIVEIVKEYYPDPSDASGRFGMVDVAPRRSVPHPVTLAAIKAEPALADLPLVRQSRLSVSPVPDDAWALLCKMGGL; from the coding sequence ATGGCCCATTGGCTGATGAAATCCGAACCTTTCAAATATTCCTGGGATCAAATGCAGGCCGATGGTCGCACCCATTGGGATGGTGTGCGCAATTATCAGGCCAGCAATAACCTCAAAGCCATGCGCCTTGGCGACGAATGCTTCTTTTATCATTCGAACGAGGGGTTGGCGATTGTCGGTATCGTCGAGATTGTGAAAGAATATTATCCCGACCCGTCCGATGCCAGCGGGCGGTTCGGCATGGTCGATGTCGCCCCGAGGCGGAGCGTGCCGCATCCGGTTACCCTGGCGGCGATCAAGGCCGAACCCGCTTTGGCCGATCTGCCGCTGGTGCGCCAGTCGCGCCTATCGGTCAGCCCGGTACCTGACGACGCCTGGGCGCTATTGTGCAAAATGGGCGGGCTGTAA
- the ispG gene encoding flavodoxin-dependent (E)-4-hydroxy-3-methylbut-2-enyl-diphosphate synthase: protein MSHRPYRDIHRRKSRTVMVGSVAVGGDAPISVQTMTNTLTADAAATIAQIRRVEEAGADIVRVSCPDVESTAALKEIVTAARIPIVADIHFHYKRAIEAAEAGAACLRINPGNIGSEEKVREVIRAAKDHGCSMRIGVNAGSLEKDLLERYGEPCPEAMVESALNHARILEDNDFTNFKISVKASDVFLAVAAYQALAEACDYPLHVGVTEAGGLRAGTVKSSIGMGMLLWSGIGDTIRVSLSAEPEEEVKVGFEMLKSLNLRHRGVNIISCPSCARQQFNVIETVAALEARVAHITTPMSVSVIGCVVNGPGEARETDIGFTGGGSGTHQVYLAGVPHHRFKDPDIIEHLAELIERKAAEIEAAKTAQAAS, encoded by the coding sequence ATGAGCCACCGCCCCTATCGCGACATTCACCGCCGCAAGTCCCGCACGGTCATGGTCGGATCGGTCGCCGTCGGCGGCGACGCGCCAATTTCCGTGCAGACGATGACCAATACGCTGACGGCAGACGCCGCCGCGACAATCGCCCAGATCCGCCGGGTGGAGGAAGCTGGCGCCGATATCGTCCGCGTCTCCTGCCCCGATGTGGAATCGACCGCTGCGCTGAAAGAGATTGTGACAGCGGCGCGCATCCCCATCGTTGCCGATATTCACTTTCACTATAAGCGCGCCATCGAAGCCGCCGAAGCCGGGGCCGCTTGCCTGCGCATCAACCCCGGCAATATCGGCAGCGAGGAGAAAGTGCGCGAGGTGATTCGCGCCGCCAAGGATCACGGCTGTTCGATGCGGATTGGCGTGAACGCTGGCAGTCTCGAAAAAGACCTGCTGGAGCGCTATGGCGAGCCCTGCCCGGAAGCGATGGTGGAAAGCGCGCTGAACCACGCCCGCATTCTGGAAGACAATGACTTCACCAACTTCAAAATCAGCGTCAAAGCGTCGGACGTGTTCCTGGCCGTCGCTGCCTATCAGGCGCTGGCGGAAGCTTGCGATTACCCGCTGCACGTCGGCGTGACCGAGGCGGGGGGCTTGCGCGCCGGGACGGTCAAATCCTCCATCGGGATGGGAATGCTCCTGTGGTCCGGCATCGGCGATACCATCCGCGTCTCGCTGTCGGCGGAGCCGGAGGAAGAGGTGAAGGTCGGCTTCGAGATGCTGAAGTCGCTCAACCTGCGGCACCGGGGCGTCAATATCATTTCCTGCCCGTCCTGCGCCCGGCAGCAGTTCAACGTTATCGAGACGGTGGCGGCGCTGGAAGCGCGCGTCGCCCATATCACCACACCGATGAGCGTTTCGGTGATCGGCTGCGTCGTCAACGGCCCCGGCGAAGCGCGGGAAACCGATATCGGCTTCACCGGCGGCGGTTCCGGCACCCATCAGGTCTATCTGGCCGGGGTGCCGCATCACCGCTTCAAAGACCCGGATATCATCGAGCATCTGGCCGAGTTGATCGAACGCAAAGCGGCGGAGATCGAAGCGGCAAAGACGGCACAAGCCGCCAGCTAA
- a CDS encoding DNA-3-methyladenine glycosylase I has protein sequence MSYCAIANGHPVHGPFHDQDHGVPVTDERALFERLCLEIAQAGLSWETALKRRDGMRAAFDGYDVDVIAAYGPADVARLMGDARIIRNRLKIDATIHNARTVQTFRAEGGFAAWLGRHACAPDGPTDRAGWVKLFKRHFRFTGGEIVSEFLMGLSILPGAHAPGCPIGDALYAELATLPPGHPRLPPWPIKRVDS, from the coding sequence GTGAGCTATTGCGCCATCGCGAACGGCCACCCGGTCCACGGGCCATTCCATGATCAGGACCACGGCGTCCCCGTCACCGACGAGCGGGCGTTGTTCGAACGCCTTTGCCTCGAAATCGCCCAAGCAGGCCTATCGTGGGAAACCGCGCTGAAGCGCCGCGACGGGATGCGGGCGGCCTTTGACGGTTATGATGTGGATGTGATCGCCGCCTATGGCCCCGCCGATGTTGCCCGACTGATGGGCGATGCCCGCATTATCCGCAACCGTCTGAAAATCGACGCTACTATCCACAACGCCCGCACCGTCCAAACCTTCCGGGCCGAGGGCGGTTTTGCCGCGTGGTTGGGGCGCCACGCCTGCGCCCCAGACGGGCCAACAGATCGGGCCGGCTGGGTTAAGCTGTTCAAACGGCATTTCCGCTTTACCGGCGGCGAAATCGTCAGTGAATTCCTAATGGGCCTGTCGATCTTGCCCGGCGCCCATGCCCCCGGTTGCCCGATTGGCGACGCGCTGTACGCCGAACTCGCCACCCTCCCCCCCGGTCATCCCCGTCTTCCGCCCTGGCCCATTAAGCGGGTCGATAGCTAA
- a CDS encoding NAD(P)H-dependent glycerol-3-phosphate dehydrogenase produces MTDAPAFGVVGAGAWGTALAQTLARTGRPVRLWARDLTMVKILTARRENTRYLPGIPLLEGIEFTDRLSEVAEATDAILLVTPSHGLASVCRHLSPFLDPHHGVPLVVAAKGLDAESDRPLSDLVKDLIPAHPVAVLSGPNFAKEVAVGLPAATVIAARDVALASRLADLFSTANFRPYASSDPLGVELCGAFKNVLAIACGIAQGRHLGDNARAALITRGMAELTRLGKVMEVQTETLIGLSGLGDIVLTCNGLQSRNYTLGIALGEGLKLQDILAQRRSVAEGVYAAAALHRMALKAGVDMPIVAAVDSILTGHAGVEDVIAGLLARPLRRET; encoded by the coding sequence ATGACCGACGCCCCCGCTTTTGGCGTTGTCGGTGCCGGTGCCTGGGGCACCGCCCTAGCCCAAACCCTTGCCCGCACGGGCCGCCCCGTCCGCCTCTGGGCGCGCGATCTGACGATGGTGAAAATCCTGACGGCGCGGCGGGAGAATACCCGCTACCTACCGGGGATTCCGCTGCTGGAGGGGATCGAATTCACCGACCGCCTGTCGGAAGTGGCGGAGGCGACGGACGCGATCCTCCTCGTCACCCCATCGCACGGCCTAGCGTCGGTCTGCCGCCATCTGTCGCCATTCCTAGACCCGCACCACGGCGTGCCGCTGGTGGTGGCGGCAAAGGGGCTGGATGCCGAGTCTGACCGCCCGCTGTCCGATCTGGTGAAAGACCTGATCCCGGCCCATCCGGTCGCCGTTCTCTCCGGGCCGAATTTCGCGAAGGAAGTCGCGGTGGGCCTGCCCGCCGCCACGGTGATCGCCGCCCGCGATGTCGCCCTGGCGTCCCGCCTTGCCGATCTGTTCAGCACGGCGAACTTCCGGCCCTATGCCTCCTCCGACCCCTTGGGCGTCGAACTCTGCGGCGCCTTCAAGAATGTGCTGGCGATTGCCTGCGGCATCGCCCAGGGTCGGCACTTGGGCGACAATGCCCGCGCCGCCTTGATCACGCGCGGTATGGCGGAACTTACCCGCCTCGGCAAGGTGATGGAGGTCCAGACGGAAACGCTGATCGGCCTATCTGGCCTCGGCGACATCGTCCTGACCTGTAACGGTTTACAGTCGCGCAATTATACACTGGGCATCGCCTTGGGCGAGGGGTTGAAGCTTCAGGATATTCTGGCGCAACGCCGCTCGGTCGCCGAGGGGGTCTATGCCGCCGCCGCCCTACACCGCATGGCGCTGAAGGCCGGGGTTGACATGCCAATCGTCGCTGCGGTCGATTCGATCCTAACGGGCCATGCTGGGGTAGAAGATGTGATCGCCGGACTGCTGGCCCGCCCATTGCGCCGCGAGACCTAA